A stretch of DNA from Rhizobacter sp.:
CCAGCAGCGCATGGCCTTTGCGTGCCACCCCGACCAGTTGCTGCTCATAGAGCGGTGAGCTCAGCACCTCGGGCCCACGGTCGTGGGCGGCGCCGATCTCGAGGTCGACACGGCCCTCGCGCAGGGCCATGGCATCGCTGTCGCTCTCGGCCACGAAGCGCAGGCTGGCCAGTGGCACCCGCTGCTGCACCATCGCGAGCATCGTCGCGCCGTAGACGATGCCGGCGCCTTCGGGTGCACGGATCACGAACTCGCGCGGCGTCTGCGCAACACGCGCCTCAGTCCCCGGCTGCATCAACTCGGACGCCTCGGCCACCAGCCGGCGCACCGGCTCACGCAGCGCCACCGCGCGCGGCGTGGGCATCAGCTTGCGGCCGGCGCGCACCAGCAGCGGGTCGCCCAGAGCCTCGCGCAAGCGGGCCAGGGCATGGCTCATCGCCGGGGCGCTCAGGTGCATGCGCTCGGCCGCGGCGCTCACGCTGCCGGTGGTGAGCAGGGCATCGAGCGCGGTCAGCAGGTTGAGGTCGATGGATTTCATCTTGTGCAGGTATGGCAACAAAACAATGCACTGTACAGATTCCATGACGACGCCCACACTGCGCCCCCACGCAGCTCTGCCCTCACCGCCATGAAGCCACACGACCCCAGCACCACCGCACTGGCCACCTCGCTGATGCGTGCGTTGCACACCCGCGGCGCGCCCGCCCCGCTGATCCACGACGACTGGGGCCACCGGGTGATGCCCGCCCAGATCCGGGAGGCCTTGCCCGATGCCATGCTGCGCGCCAACGCGGCCTTCGCGGATGTGATCCTGCGCTGCCGCTACACCGAAGACACCCTGCACGCCGCCATGTCACGCGGCATCGACCAGTACGTGCTCATCGGCGCAGGCTTCGACAGCTACGCCCAGCGACACGACCCCACGGCCGGCCCGCTCGCGATCTACGAGATCGATCACCCGGCCACGCAGGCGCTGAAGCGGCGCCTGCTGGCCAGCCATGCGCCGGCCTCGGAAGCGCAAACGCACTACGTCGAGGCCGAGCTGGCCTCGGAGAGCCTGGTCACCGCGCTCAAGCGCTCGCCCTTCGACTTCAGCCGCCCGGCCTTCCTGTCATGGCTGGGGGTCACGGTCTACCTGCCGCGCGAGGCCAATCTCGCGACGCTGCGGGCCATCGCGTCGTGCGCGGCGCCGGGCAGCGAGCTGGTCTTCTCGTATGTCGACGAAGCGATGTTCCGCCCCGGCCAAGACACGCCGGCCGACTTCCGCAAACTGCAGGAGCGCGCCGCGTCGGTCGGCGAACGTTTCATGTCCGGATTCGACCCGGCGGGGCTGCCGATGCTCCTGCACGACCTCGGCTTCGAACTGCTCGAAGACCTGGATGGCATCGAGCAGCTGCAACGCTACGACCCCGAGGGCCTGAACGGCCTGGAGCCGAAAGCCGAGGGGCACATCGCACACGTGCGCGTGCGCTGAGGCCTCACTCGATCGGCGTCAGCTTGGCCACGCTCAAGGCCAGCCACTTCATGCCGTGGCGGCCGAAGTTCACCTGCGCACGGGCATCGTCGCCCGTGCCTTCGAGCGTGACGAGCACCCCCTCGCCGAACTTGGTGTGGAACACGCTCTGGCCCACGCGCAGGCCGTGGCTACTCTTGGTGACCGGGCCACTGGCCGGTGCGTTGCGTGGCGCCACGTTGCCCGCGCCGACGATGGAGCCCAGGCCCGAGCCTTTCGCCCAGGCCGACTGGTACTCGCGCGCAAAGCCCGAGCCGAAGCCCTGGTTGCGCGGCGTGATCCAGCGCAGCGCGCTTTCGGGCAGCTCGTCGAAGAAGCGGCTCTTGATGTTGTAGCGCGTCTGGCCGTGCAGCATGCGCGTCTGGCTGAAGCTCAGGTACAGGCGCTTGCGTGCGCGCGTGATCGCCACGTACATCAGGCGGCGCTCTTCTTCCAAGCCATCCACATCCGACACGCTGTTCTCGTGCGGGAACAGGCCCTCTTCCAGGCCGGTGATGAAGACGGCATCGAACTCCAGGCCCTTGGCCGAGTGCACCGTCATCAATTGGATGGCGTCTTGCCCGGCCTGCGCCTGGTTGTCGCCGGCTTCGAGCGAGGCATGCGTGAGGAAGGCGGCGAGCGGCGACATGATCTCGCCCGTTTCGGCATCGGGCACTGCAGCTCGGGCGAAATCCAGTGCGTCCGTTCGGGCTGAGCTTGTCGAAGCCCCTGCCGCGTCGGCCCAAGGCCCTTCGACAGGCTCAGGGCGAACGGACCCGGATGCGTGTTCGTCGATGGGCAGCGCCACCGCGTCCTTGCCGAATCCTTCCTGCGTGACGAAGGCCTCGGCCGCGTTGACCAGTTCCTCCAGGTTCTCGATGCGGTCCTGGCCTTCCTTGTCGGTCTTGTAGAACTCGAGCAGGCCGCTCTCGTGCAGCACGTGCTCGATGATCTGGCGCAGGTTGAGGCCCTTGGTGGCCTCGCGCATGGCATCGATGAGCGCCACGAAGGCCTGCAGGTTGCTGCCGCCCTTGCCCGGCACCGCCGTCACGCTCTGCGACAGGCTGCGCCCGCTCGCACGGGCCGCGTCTTGCAGCAGCTCGAGGGTGCGCGAGCCAATGCCGCGCGTCGGGAAGTTCACCACGCGCAAAAAACTCGTGTCGTCGTTCGCGTTCTCGATCAGGCGCAGGTACGAGAGTGCATGTTTGACTTCGGCCCGCTCGAAGAAGCGCAGGCCACCATACACCTTGTAGGGCATGCCGGCGTTGAAGAGCGCGCTTTCGATCACCCGGCTCTGCGCATTACTTCTGTAGAGCAGCGCGATGTCGCTGCGCGCCATGCCGTCGCGGTGCAGTTGGCGTGCTTCGTCCACGAACCACTGCGCTTCCGAGAAATCGCTCGTCGCCTCGAACACACGCACCGGCTCGCCGGGGCCAGCCTCGGTGCTGAGGTTCTTGCCGAGGCGGTTGGTGTTGTGCGAGATCAACTCGTTGGCCGCGTCGAGGATGTTGCCGTAGGAGCGGTAGTTGCGCTCCAGCTTGATCACCTGCTCCACGCCGAACTCGCGCTCGAAGGCCGTCATGTTGCCGACCTGCGCGCCGCGGAAGGCGTAGATGCTCTGGTCGTCGTCGCCCACGGCCATCACCGCGGTCTGCGGCCCGGTGAACATCTTGAGCCAGGCGTACTGCAGGCGGTTGGTGTCTTGAAATTCGTCGACCAGGATGTGGCGGAAGCGCCGCTGGTAGTGCTCGCGCAGCGCCGCGTTGTCGCGCAGCAGCTCGTAGGTGCGCAGCATCAGCTCGGCGAAGTCGACCACACCTTCGCGCTGGCACTGCTCTTCATAGGCCTGGTAGACCTGCACCATCACGCGGCTCTGCTCGTCGCGCACGTCCACGTCTTTGGGGCGCAGCCCTTCTTCCTTGCTGCCGGCGATGAACCACGTCACCTGCTTGGGCACGAAGCGCTCGTCGTCGAGGTTCATCGCTTTGATGATGCGTTTGACGGCCGAGAGCTGGTCGCTCGAATCGAGGATCTGGAAACCTTGCGGCAAGTTCGCGAGCTTCCAGTGCGCACGCAGGAAACGGTTGCACAGCCCGTGGAAGGTGCCGACCCACATGCCGCGCACCGGCACCGGGAGCATCGCGCCCAGGCGGGTGAGCATTTCCTTCGCGGCCTTGTTGGTGAAGGTCACCGCCATCACGCCGCCCGGCGTGAGCTGCCCGGTCTGGATCAGCCAGGCGATGCGCGTGGTGAGCACGCGCGTCTTGCCCGAGCCCGCGCCGGCGAGGATCAGCGCCGAGCGGGCCGGCAGGGTGACGGCCGCCAGCTGCTCCGGATTCAAGCCGCGCAGCAGCCCCTGTTGTTCATGGCTTGCGGGCTCGCCGACGGCGCCCTCGTCGGGGGCATCGGGCGAAAAAAGAGGCAGGGAGGCTGTCATCGACACATTCTAGGAAAACACCCCCGGCATGCTTCCTGCCATCACCCCTTCGATGCCCTTGATCCATCGTTTGAAAACCCCTTCCCTCGGCCTTGCCCTGCAAGGCGGCGGTGCACACGGCGCGTTCACCTGGGGCGTGCTCGACCGCCTGCTCGAAGCCGGGCACTTCCACATCACCGCCATCAGCGGCACCAGCGCCGGCGCCATGAATGCGATCGCGTTGGCCGACGGCTGGCGGCGCGGCGGCCCCGAGGGCGCACGCGATGCGCTCAGCCGCTTCTGGACGGCCATCGGCACCCGCGTGCCCTTCGACCTGCTGACCTCGGGCGACGCCGCCCGGCCCGGCCTCAACGCCGCCGGCCGCGCGCTCATGCACTGGACGCGCCTGCTCTCGCCGTACCAGTTCAACCCGCTCGGCACCAACCCGCTGCGCGAGGTGCTGCAGGAGCAGATCGATTTCGAAGGCTTGCGCGCGGCCAGCCCGATGGCCTTGCACATCGCCGCCACGCATGCCAACACCGGGCGGCTGCGGCTCTTCGAGGCGCACGAGCTGAGCGTCGACGCCGCCCTCGCCTCGGCCTGCCTGCCCACGCTGCACCACGCGGTGATGATCGAAGGCGAGCCGTATTGGGACGGCGGCTACAGCGCCAACCCCGCGCTCTTCCCGCTGGTGCGCAGCGCCATCGACGAACTGCTGATCGTGTCGCTCACCCCGCTGCACTACAGCCGCACGCCGGTGAGCGCCGACGAGATCCAGGCGCGCGCGCTGGAGTTCGCCTTCAACGCCACCTTCCTGCGCGAGGCCCGCACGCTGGCCGAGGCCTGTGCCGAAGCGCGCCAATCGCGCTGGCCTTTCCTCGGCAGGCTGGAGCGACGGCTGCGCCGCCTGCACCTGCACCTGATCGACGCGCACGACGAGCTGGGCGAACTGGCCGGTGAAACCCGGCTGATCGCACACCTGCCCTTCCTGGAAAACCTGCGCGACCTCGGCCGCGCGCGTGCTGCGCGCTGGCTCGATGCGCATGCCGCCGACGTGGGGCACCGCTCCAGCATCGACCTCGCCGCGCTCTACGCCCCGGTCTGAGCGCCGCGCGCCATGCGGCCGCGGATGCGCGACAGCGCCACCGGCGTGATGCCGAGGTACAGCGCAATGTCCTGCTGCGCGACGCGCTTCACGAGGGAGGGCGACTCGTGCAGGAAGAGCCGGTAGCGCTGCTCGGGGCTCAGCATCAGCAGTTCGCGTTCACGCTTTTCCTTGCGCACGCCATAGTGCTCGATGCCGGCGCGCAGCGCCTTCTGCCACGCCAGGTGCCGCTCGCCGAGCGCGAGGATGCGCGGGTAGCTCAGCGGCTCCACCACGCAGGGCTCCAGCGCCACCGCGGTGAAGCTCGTGCGCCCACCCGGCGCGAGGGCTGCCAGGCTCGCGAAGAAGCCGCCCTCGTGGATGAAGGACTTGATGCGCTCGCTGCCGTCTTCGCGCAGGTAGGCGAGCTTGACGAGGCCGCGTTGCACGATGCACAGCCAGGGCCAGGGCACGTCGCTCTCGAAAAGCGCTTCGCCGGCGGCGAGCGTGCGAGGCTGCACCTCGGCGGCGAAAGTGGCCCATTCGGGCAGGGGCCCACCAGCGAGGTGTTCGAGTAACGGCTG
This window harbors:
- a CDS encoding Crp/Fnr family transcriptional regulator, with amino-acid sequence MHTLAAQPLLEHLAGGPLPEWATFAAEVQPRTLAAGEALFESDVPWPWLCIVQRGLVKLAYLREDGSERIKSFIHEGGFFASLAALAPGGRTSFTAVALEPCVVEPLSYPRILALGERHLAWQKALRAGIEHYGVRKEKRERELLMLSPEQRYRLFLHESPSLVKRVAQQDIALYLGITPVALSRIRGRMARGAQTGA
- a CDS encoding class I SAM-dependent methyltransferase, whose product is MKPHDPSTTALATSLMRALHTRGAPAPLIHDDWGHRVMPAQIREALPDAMLRANAAFADVILRCRYTEDTLHAAMSRGIDQYVLIGAGFDSYAQRHDPTAGPLAIYEIDHPATQALKRRLLASHAPASEAQTHYVEAELASESLVTALKRSPFDFSRPAFLSWLGVTVYLPREANLATLRAIASCAAPGSELVFSYVDEAMFRPGQDTPADFRKLQERAASVGERFMSGFDPAGLPMLLHDLGFELLEDLDGIEQLQRYDPEGLNGLEPKAEGHIAHVRVR
- a CDS encoding patatin-like phospholipase family protein, producing MPLIHRLKTPSLGLALQGGGAHGAFTWGVLDRLLEAGHFHITAISGTSAGAMNAIALADGWRRGGPEGARDALSRFWTAIGTRVPFDLLTSGDAARPGLNAAGRALMHWTRLLSPYQFNPLGTNPLREVLQEQIDFEGLRAASPMALHIAATHANTGRLRLFEAHELSVDAALASACLPTLHHAVMIEGEPYWDGGYSANPALFPLVRSAIDELLIVSLTPLHYSRTPVSADEIQARALEFAFNATFLREARTLAEACAEARQSRWPFLGRLERRLRRLHLHLIDAHDELGELAGETRLIAHLPFLENLRDLGRARAARWLDAHAADVGHRSSIDLAALYAPV
- a CDS encoding UvrD-helicase domain-containing protein; the protein is MTASLPLFSPDAPDEGAVGEPASHEQQGLLRGLNPEQLAAVTLPARSALILAGAGSGKTRVLTTRIAWLIQTGQLTPGGVMAVTFTNKAAKEMLTRLGAMLPVPVRGMWVGTFHGLCNRFLRAHWKLANLPQGFQILDSSDQLSAVKRIIKAMNLDDERFVPKQVTWFIAGSKEEGLRPKDVDVRDEQSRVMVQVYQAYEEQCQREGVVDFAELMLRTYELLRDNAALREHYQRRFRHILVDEFQDTNRLQYAWLKMFTGPQTAVMAVGDDDQSIYAFRGAQVGNMTAFEREFGVEQVIKLERNYRSYGNILDAANELISHNTNRLGKNLSTEAGPGEPVRVFEATSDFSEAQWFVDEARQLHRDGMARSDIALLYRSNAQSRVIESALFNAGMPYKVYGGLRFFERAEVKHALSYLRLIENANDDTSFLRVVNFPTRGIGSRTLELLQDAARASGRSLSQSVTAVPGKGGSNLQAFVALIDAMREATKGLNLRQIIEHVLHESGLLEFYKTDKEGQDRIENLEELVNAAEAFVTQEGFGKDAVALPIDEHASGSVRPEPVEGPWADAAGASTSSARTDALDFARAAVPDAETGEIMSPLAAFLTHASLEAGDNQAQAGQDAIQLMTVHSAKGLEFDAVFITGLEEGLFPHENSVSDVDGLEEERRLMYVAITRARKRLYLSFSQTRMLHGQTRYNIKSRFFDELPESALRWITPRNQGFGSGFAREYQSAWAKGSGLGSIVGAGNVAPRNAPASGPVTKSSHGLRVGQSVFHTKFGEGVLVTLEGTGDDARAQVNFGRHGMKWLALSVAKLTPIE
- a CDS encoding LysR family transcriptional regulator, encoding MDLNLLTALDALLTTGSVSAAAERMHLSAPAMSHALARLREALGDPLLVRAGRKLMPTPRAVALREPVRRLVAEASELMQPGTEARVAQTPREFVIRAPEGAGIVYGATMLAMVQQRVPLASLRFVAESDSDAMALREGRVDLEIGAAHDRGPEVLSSPLYEQQLVGVARKGHALLAGRVTLKRFAAEAHVAVARRERTLTPLDRLLGEAGVARRVLLTVPSTYGAMMAAGISDLVASVPDRIAHTVAAALGLVVFKLPVVVPPEQVVQAWHPRLDADPAHRWLRECVETLPARVRHGPLRQRAHRAMLGIDER